The following coding sequences lie in one Paenibacillus durus ATCC 35681 genomic window:
- a CDS encoding GDP-L-fucose synthase family protein, with protein MEKNSRIYVAGHKGLVGSALVRNLKEKGYTNIIGKTLQELDLTNQAAVERFFEESDIDYVFLAAAKVGGIVANNTYPADYIMENELIQCNVIRSAFKNNVKKLIFLGSSCIYPKLCPQPIKEEYLLTGPLETTNEAYALAKISGLKMCQYYNRQYGTNYISVMPTNLYGPYDNFDLNNSHVIPAMIAKIDAAKSSNQPNVTLWGTGKPRREFLYVDDMADACVYLMEHYDGTEFLNVGTGEDLSIRELAELVKAVVGYDGELLFDAGKPDGTPRKLLDVSKLEKLGWKAKTGLKEGLDKAYRYYLDTVK; from the coding sequence TTGGAGAAGAACAGCCGGATTTACGTAGCCGGACATAAAGGTCTTGTCGGCTCTGCTCTTGTCAGAAACCTGAAGGAGAAAGGATACACGAATATTATCGGCAAAACGCTGCAGGAGCTGGATTTGACAAACCAGGCGGCAGTGGAGCGTTTCTTTGAAGAGTCGGATATCGACTATGTGTTTTTGGCGGCTGCCAAAGTCGGCGGAATCGTGGCAAACAACACCTATCCTGCGGATTATATTATGGAGAATGAACTGATCCAATGTAATGTCATCCGCAGCGCGTTTAAGAATAATGTCAAAAAGCTTATTTTTTTGGGCAGCTCCTGCATTTATCCGAAACTCTGCCCCCAACCCATTAAGGAGGAATATCTCCTTACGGGGCCGCTCGAAACGACTAATGAAGCCTACGCGCTAGCCAAAATATCAGGACTCAAAATGTGCCAGTATTATAATCGCCAATACGGAACCAATTATATCAGCGTGATGCCCACCAACCTGTACGGGCCTTATGACAACTTCGATCTTAACAACTCTCACGTCATTCCTGCCATGATCGCCAAAATTGATGCAGCCAAATCGTCAAATCAGCCCAACGTGACCTTGTGGGGTACGGGCAAGCCGCGCCGGGAATTTCTGTATGTCGACGATATGGCGGACGCGTGCGTGTACCTGATGGAGCATTACGACGGAACAGAGTTCCTGAATGTCGGTACTGGAGAGGATCTGTCCATCCGCGAGCTCGCGGAATTGGTGAAAGCTGTTGTCGGTTACGATGGCGAGCTGCTGTTTGATGCAGGCAAGCCGGATGGAACACCGCGCAAGCTGCTGGATGTGTCCAAATTGGAGAAGCTGGGCTGGAAGGCAAAGACCGGGTTGAAAGAAGGTCTCGATAAGGCCTACCGCTACTATTTGGACACCGTCAAATGA